A region of Micromonospora chokoriensis DNA encodes the following proteins:
- a CDS encoding GNAT family N-acetyltransferase codes for MIQPTLRTARLLMVPLADRHVELEVELDSDPEVLRYLTGRARTRDEVAASHARRLALSTTVDGLGYWMAFGSDGGARGTVAPEHEDEGDFIGLMMLPPAHGPDQPDDPTVAELGYRLARHCWRRGLASEASEALLRHAFDTVGQSRVIAQTMTVNVGSQGVMKAVGMRYVRTYFPSWDDPIPGTESGEVEYEMTREMWEARRDAY; via the coding sequence GTGATTCAACCGACTCTGCGTACCGCCCGTCTGCTGATGGTTCCCCTCGCCGATCGGCACGTCGAACTGGAGGTCGAGCTCGACTCCGACCCGGAGGTGCTTCGCTACCTCACCGGGCGGGCGCGAACCAGGGACGAGGTGGCCGCGTCTCACGCGCGGAGGTTGGCACTGTCCACCACGGTGGACGGCCTGGGTTACTGGATGGCGTTCGGGTCCGATGGCGGTGCGCGCGGCACGGTGGCCCCGGAGCACGAGGACGAGGGCGACTTCATCGGGCTCATGATGCTTCCGCCGGCACACGGCCCCGACCAGCCTGACGATCCCACCGTCGCGGAGTTGGGCTACCGGCTTGCCCGCCACTGCTGGCGGAGAGGTCTGGCCAGCGAGGCATCCGAGGCCCTGCTACGGCATGCCTTCGACACGGTCGGGCAGAGCCGGGTGATCGCGCAGACCATGACGGTGAACGTCGGTTCTCAGGGCGTGATGAAGGCCGTCGGCATGCGATATGTGCGCACGTACTTTCCTTCCTGGGACGACCCGATACCAGGCACGGAATCCGGCGAGGTGGAGTACGAGATGACCCGTGAGATGTGGGAGGCACGTCGCGACGCGTACTGA
- a CDS encoding CDP-diacylglycerol diphosphatase, producing the protein MGAIPRRQFVRLSGTAGATGLLGLMGADRALADGGHADGGQTPAPPPPEPGGPGAAACPTPSQLCGYPADTGGRYDLWDRVQVCEGTRTGPPFPQCLRTTPTYVVLNGGSGSNHDFLLVPSCRISGIECPFITTTNAPNYWLEAWNNAQPGQPAHVVYPHIGLGINSADPTIRMQDQLHIHLAGIHSGIQTQLNNHDSTITNNPARWRNQVVPVWGLTSTGQPAPRSYRVLHVANLNENLFRLLLDNVVLPTGATMAAQILAVTPRLVGSGGFYVLNSEPGLPVPPGQPGGTGTVDFLLAYA; encoded by the coding sequence GTGGGCGCGATACCCAGACGACAGTTCGTCCGGCTCTCCGGGACCGCCGGCGCGACCGGACTCCTGGGCCTGATGGGCGCCGACCGGGCACTGGCCGACGGCGGGCACGCCGACGGAGGTCAGACCCCCGCGCCGCCCCCACCGGAACCCGGCGGCCCCGGCGCCGCCGCCTGCCCCACGCCCTCCCAGCTGTGCGGCTACCCCGCCGACACCGGCGGCCGGTACGACCTGTGGGACCGGGTGCAGGTCTGCGAGGGCACCAGGACCGGCCCACCGTTCCCGCAGTGCCTGCGGACGACACCCACCTACGTGGTCCTCAACGGGGGGTCGGGGTCGAACCACGACTTCCTCCTCGTCCCCAGTTGCCGGATCAGCGGCATCGAGTGCCCGTTCATCACGACCACCAACGCACCGAACTACTGGTTGGAAGCGTGGAACAACGCCCAGCCCGGACAACCCGCCCACGTCGTCTACCCCCACATCGGGCTGGGCATCAACTCGGCCGACCCGACGATCCGGATGCAGGACCAGCTGCACATCCACCTGGCCGGCATCCACTCGGGCATCCAGACGCAACTGAACAACCACGACAGCACGATCACCAACAATCCGGCGCGCTGGCGCAACCAGGTCGTACCCGTCTGGGGCCTGACCAGCACGGGCCAGCCCGCACCCCGCTCGTACCGGGTCCTGCACGTCGCGAACCTGAACGAGAACCTCTTCCGGCTCCTGCTCGACAACGTGGTGCTCCCCACCGGGGCGACGATGGCGGCGCAGATCCTCGCCGTGACACCCCGCCTGGTCGGCAGCGGCGGGTTCTACGTCCTGAACAGTGAACCCGGTCTGCCCGTCCCACCCGGCCAGCCCGGCGGCACCGGCACCGTCGACTTCCTCCTCGCGTACGCGTAA
- the pdxR gene encoding MocR-like pyridoxine biosynthesis transcription factor PdxR: MSSSQLLVALDRDSSVPLQQQLCDQISGSVRTGRLRPGDPVPPSRELAHQLRVSRTVVTRAYELLRANGVLTSRRGSGTRVSGALTDTPPPAQRAARPPLWPEPPLPTDAGSPLWKPWEPAPMHRPDGAYDFRHGTPALASFPVTRWRQSLAEAVSQADAVALGYGPAEGASSLRTQISALLRRSRALDANREHTVVTSGATQAMDILVRLLVGPDDVVVIEDPSHTVLRQIFGYSRAAVVPVGVDEEGLRVDEIDSQVRAHGHDPSRVRLIYVTPSHQFPTGFIMSERRRRALLRWAREHSATVLEDDYHNEFTFAEERLPSLAADPQDADVVYVGSFSKTLFPSLRIGYAVLPPHLVRPFLGVKWITDRLTPTLTQEALAEFISSGAYARHIGRMDRLYRQRRARLLEALYEHFGAGVRISGTAAGLHVLVTLGGAPDADEAAIVRAAAARNVRIYPASGYFVTRPPAEPTFLIGYAALPTARITEGVALLAAAVRESTAR, from the coding sequence GTGAGTTCGTCCCAGCTTCTCGTCGCACTGGACCGCGACAGTTCGGTTCCGTTGCAACAACAGCTCTGCGACCAGATCAGCGGGTCCGTGCGCACCGGTCGGCTGCGCCCCGGCGACCCGGTGCCGCCGAGCCGTGAGCTGGCCCACCAGCTCCGGGTCTCCCGGACCGTGGTGACCCGGGCGTACGAGCTGCTACGGGCCAACGGGGTGCTCACCTCACGGCGGGGATCCGGCACCCGGGTCAGCGGCGCGCTGACCGACACCCCACCACCGGCCCAACGCGCCGCCCGCCCGCCCCTGTGGCCCGAGCCTCCGCTGCCCACCGACGCCGGCAGCCCGCTGTGGAAACCCTGGGAACCCGCACCGATGCACCGGCCCGACGGCGCGTACGACTTCCGGCACGGCACCCCGGCGCTGGCCAGCTTCCCGGTGACCCGGTGGCGGCAGTCGCTCGCCGAGGCGGTCAGTCAGGCCGACGCGGTGGCGCTGGGCTACGGCCCGGCCGAGGGCGCCTCATCGTTGCGTACCCAGATCAGCGCCCTGCTACGACGCAGCCGCGCCCTCGACGCCAACCGCGAACACACGGTGGTGACCAGCGGTGCCACCCAGGCCATGGACATCCTGGTCCGGCTGCTCGTCGGCCCGGACGACGTGGTGGTCATCGAGGACCCGAGCCACACCGTGCTGCGGCAGATCTTCGGCTACTCGCGGGCCGCCGTGGTGCCGGTCGGAGTCGACGAGGAGGGCCTGCGGGTCGACGAGATCGACAGCCAGGTCCGCGCACACGGCCACGACCCGTCCCGGGTACGCCTGATCTACGTGACCCCGTCGCACCAGTTCCCGACCGGTTTCATCATGTCCGAGCGGCGGCGACGAGCGCTGCTGCGCTGGGCCCGCGAACACTCCGCCACGGTGCTGGAGGACGACTACCACAACGAGTTCACGTTCGCCGAGGAGCGACTTCCGTCGCTGGCCGCCGACCCGCAGGACGCGGACGTGGTCTACGTCGGCAGCTTCAGCAAGACCCTCTTCCCGTCGCTGCGCATCGGGTACGCGGTGCTGCCACCGCACCTCGTCCGACCGTTCCTCGGCGTCAAGTGGATCACCGACCGGCTGACCCCGACGCTGACCCAGGAGGCACTGGCCGAGTTCATCTCCTCCGGGGCGTACGCCCGGCACATCGGCCGGATGGACCGCCTCTACCGGCAGCGACGCGCCCGGCTGCTGGAGGCGCTCTACGAACACTTCGGCGCGGGTGTGCGCATCTCCGGCACGGCCGCCGGGCTGCACGTGCTGGTGACCCTGGGCGGCGCGCCCGACGCCGACGAGGCGGCGATCGTGCGCGCCGCCGCCGCGCGCAACGTCCGGATCTACCCGGCCTCGGGCTACTTCGTCACCCGACCACCGGCCGAACCGACCTTCCTGATCGGGTACGCGGCGCTGCCCACCGCACGGATCACCGAGGGCGTGGCGCTGCTGGCCGCCGCGGTGCGGGAATCGACGGCTCGGTGA
- a CDS encoding glycoside hydrolase family 95 protein: protein MSDLTRRQAIKIGAAGAGGALLPLPWTAAARADAVAPPQVLAAGDLALWYDEGAGTDWLRALPIGNGRLGAMVFGNVDTERLQLNEDTVWAGGPHDPSNPRGAGALGEIRRLVNANQWTQAQDLINQTMMGNPGGQLAYQTVGNLRLAFGSASGASQYDRTLDLTTATVTTSYVLNGVRHQREVFASAPDQVIAMRLTADRNNSISFTATFDSPQRTSVSSPDGATIGLDGVSGNQEGVNGQVRFLALANATVTGGSVSSSGGTLRVTNATSVVLLISIGTSYVNYRNVGGDYGGIARQRLSAARANSFDTLRSRHVADYQALFNRVTLDLGRTSAANQTTDVRIAQHNSVNDPQFSALLFQFGRYLLISSSRPGTQPANLQGIWNDSLTPSWDSKYTINANLPMNYWPANTTNLAECHNPVFDMVRELSVAGARTAQVQYNAGGWVTHHNTDAWRATAVVDGAFWGMWQTGGAWLSVLIWDHYLFNGDIEFLRTNYPAMKGAAQFFLDTLVTEPTLGYLVTNPSNSPELSHHANASVCAGPTMDNQILRDLFDGVARASEVLNVDSTFRAQVRATRDRLPPMKVGSRGNIMEWLYDWVETEPNHRHISHLYGLAPSNQITKRGTPQLFEAARRTLALRGDDGTGWSLAWKINFWARMEEGKRAHDLIRYLATTARLAPNMFDLHPPFQIDGNFGATAGIAEMLLQSHAGELHILPALPPAWPAGKVTGLRGRGGHTVSITWSNGQATEVLVRPDRAGTVRLRARILTGTVTVVDTADGSAPRVTRIESDLVEVTVQAGRTYRVTSTGVATPTLEQSFTNAGITNDNNTNVGNFDGGGASLSAQALASAGASPGATISRNGVSFRWPNVSPGTADNAVASGQSIGISGTGSTLGFLLTGTYGAVSGTGTVVYGDGTRQTFTLSSPDWYGGPHSGGTAAVVSAYQNRPNNGRQNTAACIYYVGVALQSKAVASVVLPNISARPAANVPTMHIFAIAIGG, encoded by the coding sequence ATGTCCGACCTGACTCGACGGCAGGCCATCAAGATCGGCGCGGCCGGTGCGGGCGGCGCTCTCCTGCCGCTGCCCTGGACCGCCGCGGCCCGCGCGGACGCGGTGGCGCCGCCGCAGGTGCTGGCCGCCGGGGACCTCGCCCTCTGGTACGACGAGGGAGCCGGCACCGACTGGCTCCGGGCGCTGCCGATCGGCAACGGCCGGCTCGGCGCCATGGTCTTCGGCAACGTCGACACGGAACGGCTCCAACTCAACGAGGACACCGTCTGGGCCGGCGGCCCGCACGACCCCAGCAACCCCCGGGGCGCGGGAGCGCTGGGGGAGATCCGCCGCCTGGTCAACGCCAACCAGTGGACCCAGGCCCAGGATCTGATCAACCAGACCATGATGGGCAACCCCGGCGGGCAGTTGGCCTACCAGACCGTCGGCAACCTGCGGCTCGCCTTCGGGTCGGCCAGCGGGGCGTCGCAGTACGACCGCACGTTGGACCTCACCACCGCCACCGTCACGACGTCGTACGTGCTCAACGGCGTCCGTCACCAGCGGGAGGTGTTCGCCAGCGCGCCGGACCAGGTCATCGCAATGCGACTCACCGCCGACCGGAACAACTCGATCAGCTTCACCGCCACCTTCGACAGCCCGCAGCGCACGTCGGTGTCCAGCCCGGACGGCGCCACGATCGGCCTGGACGGCGTCTCCGGGAACCAGGAGGGCGTCAACGGTCAGGTCCGCTTCCTCGCCCTGGCCAACGCCACCGTCACCGGCGGCAGCGTGTCCAGCTCCGGCGGCACCCTACGGGTCACCAACGCCACGAGCGTGGTCCTGCTGATCTCCATTGGCACCAGCTACGTCAACTACCGCAACGTCGGCGGCGACTACGGAGGCATCGCCCGGCAGCGCCTCAGTGCCGCCCGGGCCAACAGCTTCGACACGCTGCGCAGCAGGCACGTGGCCGACTACCAGGCGCTCTTCAACCGGGTCACGCTGGACCTGGGCCGCACCTCGGCCGCGAACCAGACGACCGACGTGCGCATCGCCCAGCACAACAGCGTCAACGACCCGCAGTTCTCCGCGCTGTTGTTCCAGTTCGGCCGGTACCTGCTGATCTCGTCCTCGCGCCCCGGCACGCAGCCGGCCAACCTGCAGGGCATCTGGAACGACTCGCTGACCCCGTCGTGGGACTCGAAGTACACGATCAACGCGAACCTGCCGATGAACTACTGGCCGGCCAACACGACGAATCTGGCCGAGTGTCACAACCCGGTGTTCGACATGGTCCGGGAGCTCTCGGTCGCCGGTGCGCGTACCGCCCAGGTGCAGTACAACGCGGGTGGCTGGGTCACCCACCACAACACCGACGCGTGGCGGGCCACGGCCGTGGTGGACGGCGCGTTCTGGGGGATGTGGCAGACCGGCGGCGCGTGGCTGTCGGTGTTGATCTGGGACCACTACCTGTTCAACGGCGACATCGAGTTCCTGCGGACGAACTATCCGGCCATGAAGGGCGCCGCGCAGTTCTTCCTGGACACCCTGGTGACCGAGCCGACCCTCGGCTACCTGGTGACCAACCCGTCGAACTCGCCGGAACTCAGCCACCACGCGAACGCCAGCGTGTGCGCCGGCCCCACCATGGACAACCAGATCCTGCGGGACCTCTTCGACGGCGTCGCCCGTGCGAGCGAGGTCCTCAACGTGGACAGCACCTTCCGGGCGCAGGTCCGGGCCACCCGCGACCGGCTCCCTCCGATGAAGGTCGGCTCGCGCGGCAACATCATGGAGTGGCTCTACGACTGGGTGGAGACCGAGCCCAACCACCGGCACATCTCCCACCTGTACGGGTTGGCTCCCAGCAACCAGATCACCAAGCGCGGCACCCCGCAGCTGTTCGAGGCGGCCCGCCGGACCCTGGCGCTGCGCGGCGACGACGGGACCGGCTGGTCGCTGGCCTGGAAAATCAACTTCTGGGCACGGATGGAGGAGGGCAAGCGGGCCCATGACCTCATCCGCTACCTCGCCACCACCGCCCGGCTCGCGCCGAACATGTTCGACCTGCACCCGCCCTTCCAGATCGACGGCAACTTCGGCGCCACTGCGGGCATCGCCGAGATGCTGCTGCAGAGCCACGCCGGCGAGTTGCACATCCTGCCCGCGCTGCCGCCGGCCTGGCCGGCCGGGAAGGTGACCGGCCTGCGCGGTCGCGGCGGGCACACGGTCAGCATCACCTGGAGCAACGGTCAGGCCACCGAGGTGCTCGTCCGCCCGGACCGCGCCGGCACGGTCCGCCTGCGCGCCCGGATCCTCACCGGCACCGTCACCGTTGTCGACACCGCCGACGGTTCGGCGCCCCGGGTCACCCGGATCGAGTCCGACCTGGTCGAGGTCACCGTCCAGGCCGGGCGCACCTACCGGGTCACCAGCACGGGCGTCGCCACCCCGACGCTGGAGCAGAGCTTCACCAACGCCGGCATCACCAACGACAACAACACCAACGTCGGCAACTTCGACGGCGGCGGGGCAAGCCTGTCCGCGCAGGCACTGGCCTCGGCCGGCGCCAGCCCGGGCGCCACGATCAGCCGCAACGGGGTGAGCTTCCGCTGGCCCAACGTGAGCCCCGGCACCGCCGACAACGCCGTCGCCTCCGGCCAGAGCATCGGCATCAGCGGCACCGGCAGCACGCTCGGCTTCCTGCTGACCGGCACCTACGGTGCGGTGTCCGGGACCGGCACCGTCGTGTACGGCGACGGCACCCGTCAGACGTTCACGCTGAGCTCGCCCGACTGGTACGGAGGGCCCCACTCCGGGGGAACCGCCGCCGTCGTGTCCGCGTACCAGAACCGTCCCAACAACGGCCGTCAGAACACCGCCGCCTGCATCTACTACGTGGGTGTGGCGTTGCAGAGCAAGGCGGTGGCCTCGGTCGTGTTGCCGAACATCAGCGCCCGTCCGGCGGCCAACGTGCCGACCATGCACATCTTCGCCATCGCGATCGGGGGATGA
- the pdxR gene encoding MocR-like pyridoxine biosynthesis transcription factor PdxR encodes MGRIRTNSSTAEDLLIVVDRSAADPLHRQIAASIRGGIRAGRLRLGTSLPPTRTIAADLGVSRGVVVEAYQQLVAEGYLTSQAGGYTRVAAGPVPTPVDRRAEDRPAAGIDFGYGRTDVSSFPRAAWLRSARAVLTTAPNEHFAYLDGRGVPELHAALTDYLNRVRGTSARPENVVICNGYGQGIALLIQVLAARGARRLAVEDPSPDDDARLVAAAAGLDVIGIPVGPDGILVEALEQADADAVVLTPSHQWPTGGVLSASARAHVIDWAQRRGAVVIEDDYDAEYRYDRSPIGAMQGLAPDTVVYCGTASKTLAPGLRLGWLLAPAHLVDDIAAAKVLADRGSPVIDQLTFADFLTRGEVDRHLRRMRPVYRRRRDALLAALRTRLPDLKPVGVAAGQHVVTWLPRDLDEAAVVAAAARHGLAVQGVSRYRLSPAEPGGLIFGYANLSERAITEGVDVLADAVAEVRAHICR; translated from the coding sequence ATGGGCCGCATCAGGACCAATTCAAGTACGGCCGAGGACCTGCTCATTGTTGTCGACAGGTCCGCAGCCGACCCGCTGCACCGACAGATCGCCGCCTCGATCCGGGGTGGCATCCGGGCTGGCCGGTTGCGTCTCGGGACGTCCCTGCCACCCACCCGCACCATCGCCGCCGACCTTGGAGTGTCACGCGGGGTCGTGGTCGAGGCGTACCAGCAACTCGTCGCCGAGGGCTACCTCACCAGTCAGGCGGGCGGCTACACCCGGGTTGCGGCCGGGCCGGTTCCGACGCCGGTGGATCGCCGCGCCGAGGATCGGCCGGCGGCCGGGATCGACTTCGGGTACGGCCGAACGGACGTGTCGTCGTTCCCCCGGGCCGCCTGGCTGCGTTCGGCGCGCGCGGTCCTCACCACCGCGCCCAACGAACACTTCGCCTACCTCGACGGGCGTGGCGTGCCCGAACTGCACGCAGCCCTGACCGACTATCTCAACCGTGTCCGCGGCACGTCGGCCCGCCCGGAGAACGTCGTGATCTGCAACGGCTACGGCCAGGGCATCGCGCTGCTGATCCAGGTACTCGCGGCGCGCGGCGCGCGGCGGTTGGCCGTCGAGGACCCGTCCCCGGACGACGACGCCCGCCTCGTCGCGGCCGCCGCCGGCCTGGACGTGATCGGCATCCCGGTCGGGCCCGACGGCATTCTCGTCGAGGCACTCGAACAGGCCGATGCGGACGCCGTCGTGCTGACGCCCTCGCACCAGTGGCCCACCGGAGGGGTTCTGTCGGCCTCCGCGCGGGCCCACGTGATCGACTGGGCCCAGCGTCGGGGCGCCGTGGTGATCGAGGACGACTACGACGCGGAGTACCGCTACGACCGTTCGCCCATCGGCGCCATGCAGGGGCTGGCCCCTGACACCGTCGTGTACTGCGGCACAGCGAGCAAGACCCTGGCGCCAGGGCTGCGCCTGGGCTGGCTGCTGGCGCCGGCACACCTGGTCGACGACATCGCGGCGGCCAAGGTACTGGCCGACCGCGGCTCTCCCGTCATCGACCAACTGACCTTCGCCGACTTCCTCACCCGCGGCGAGGTCGACCGACATCTTCGACGCATGCGCCCGGTCTACCGTCGCCGCCGCGACGCGCTCCTGGCCGCACTGCGCACCCGCCTGCCCGACCTGAAACCGGTCGGTGTCGCGGCGGGCCAACACGTCGTGACCTGGCTTCCACGCGACCTCGACGAGGCCGCTGTCGTGGCCGCGGCCGCCCGGCACGGACTGGCCGTGCAGGGCGTCTCCCGGTACCGACTGAGCCCCGCCGAACCTGGCGGGTTGATCTTTGGTTACGCCAACCTCTCCGAACGCGCCATCACAGAGGGAGTGGACGTCCTTGCCGACGCGGTCGCAGAGGTCCGTGCGCACATCTGCCGCTGA
- a CDS encoding alpha-glucuronidase family glycosyl hydrolase gives MIRGSTPRLRRTLIVLGTVLATVAATLTVATTPVAAAPSPDDYSGSDLWLRYVPVSDPKLLRDYRRTVTGIVVENADATKVHRHTPDLAMAPGSAEKLAETTLGAARDELVRGLGGLLGQPTPVTTVDGHRVPDGAVVVGTPTSSPLVSRSVPTRDLATVGDEGYLVRSVTSGKARFTVIAGNTDLGALYGTYAFLRLLQTQKPIDHLRVAESPKIKHRLLNNWETERLYAGNNASGLGGLNGESGAIFNFAATGASAGRNLPVILDRYVVMARALASLGINGITINNVNADNAYLTSARIAQEAALADALRPYGVKLGLSIRYTAPTDSRFAPDTLTNSQLDPYGTDFRGWWNRRARQIQAAIPDFMGLTVKANSEGQPGPQDFGYDHGDGANAIAAAVAPLGMTVHWRTFVYNAEVDNDRLKRAYLEFGPIDDEVQPDGSRGRFADNVFLQTKNGPLDFQAREPIHPMFGRMENTNQALELQITQEYTGQNWMLAYLGPMYEEILKTDTYATDANGKLLRERLVGDIVDGTAQHHSDTAIVGVANLGNADNLTGHHFSQANLFAFGRQAWDWTLDSADIATDWVRMTWSNDRRVIDTIRAMMMGSWESLVSYQTPLGIGHQFAEGAHYRPDPADWAGRDDWSPIYYNKADSVGLGFDRSPTGSNLAAQYFPRLQQRYGNIDSVPENLLMWFHHVPWGHRMDSGRTFWDELVYRYQMGVQYVTWMRETWETLQPDIDARRFAEVRAKLAVHEADAADWRDTSVNYWKEFSGRDIPVDDAPLSATIVVGGKEFGGFNLSDNAYTIPVPAGASPTITKVRTADRKARYEIVSQATGVPGQAVVKVTTKGFFGPLVKNYVFNLVPDTTLASLRVDDEPLASFSPTVRHYNVLTPAGTTTVPTVAADAADPAASVAVAQADSATGQARVTVTNGGASSVYVVDLNTTLTGSDEFDSASLGPQWQWVRPDDSRWRLADGSLVITAQQGDLQGTANTARNLALQDVDGDWTADSRIVFSRPLAANNEQGGVLAYANDDNYVKLAWEMANANAPVHKARIVFLREQNGVTSTVEITGADAQRIVGADGAIWLRLAKTGDRYRAYYSTDGGVYRYIGSQTLNAEPTKAGVLAFNRAGASTDLDVAVDHFRIESHGERIS, from the coding sequence ATGATCCGAGGCTCGACGCCCAGGCTACGGCGAACCCTCATCGTGCTGGGAACGGTGCTCGCCACGGTCGCGGCCACCCTGACGGTCGCCACGACACCCGTTGCCGCGGCCCCGTCACCCGACGACTACAGCGGCTCCGACCTGTGGCTGCGGTACGTGCCGGTCAGCGACCCGAAGCTGCTGCGCGACTACCGCCGCACGGTCACCGGGATCGTGGTCGAGAACGCCGACGCCACGAAGGTCCACCGGCACACGCCGGACCTCGCCATGGCCCCCGGGTCCGCCGAGAAGTTGGCCGAGACCACGCTCGGCGCGGCCCGGGACGAGTTGGTACGCGGGCTGGGTGGGCTGCTCGGCCAACCCACTCCCGTGACGACTGTCGACGGTCACCGCGTACCGGACGGTGCGGTGGTCGTCGGCACGCCGACGAGTTCGCCGTTGGTGAGCCGTTCCGTCCCGACGCGGGACCTGGCCACGGTCGGCGACGAGGGTTATCTCGTCCGTTCGGTGACGAGCGGGAAGGCGAGGTTCACCGTCATCGCCGGCAACACCGACCTCGGCGCGCTGTACGGCACGTACGCCTTCCTGCGGCTGCTGCAGACGCAGAAGCCCATCGACCATCTCCGCGTCGCCGAGTCACCGAAGATCAAACATCGGCTGCTGAACAACTGGGAGACCGAGCGCCTCTACGCCGGCAACAACGCCTCCGGGCTGGGCGGACTGAACGGGGAGAGCGGGGCGATCTTCAACTTCGCGGCGACCGGGGCCAGCGCCGGCCGGAACCTGCCCGTCATCCTGGACCGCTACGTCGTCATGGCCCGCGCGTTGGCGTCGCTGGGCATCAACGGGATCACCATCAACAACGTCAACGCCGACAACGCGTACCTGACCAGTGCCCGGATCGCGCAGGAGGCGGCCCTCGCCGACGCGCTGCGTCCGTACGGCGTCAAGCTGGGCCTGTCGATCCGCTACACCGCGCCCACCGACAGCCGCTTCGCGCCGGACACGCTCACCAACAGTCAACTGGACCCCTACGGCACCGACTTCCGGGGCTGGTGGAACCGACGGGCCCGGCAGATCCAGGCCGCCATCCCGGACTTCATGGGCCTCACCGTCAAGGCCAACTCGGAGGGCCAGCCGGGGCCGCAGGATTTCGGGTACGACCACGGTGACGGCGCCAACGCCATCGCCGCCGCGGTGGCGCCGCTCGGGATGACGGTGCACTGGCGGACGTTCGTCTACAACGCCGAGGTCGACAACGACCGACTCAAGCGGGCCTACCTGGAGTTCGGGCCGATCGACGACGAGGTCCAGCCGGACGGCAGCCGGGGGCGCTTCGCCGACAACGTGTTCCTCCAGACCAAGAACGGGCCGCTGGACTTCCAGGCCCGGGAGCCGATCCACCCGATGTTCGGCCGGATGGAGAACACCAACCAGGCCCTGGAACTCCAGATCACGCAGGAGTACACGGGCCAGAACTGGATGCTGGCCTACCTCGGTCCGATGTACGAGGAGATCCTCAAGACCGACACGTACGCCACCGACGCCAACGGGAAGCTGCTGCGCGAGCGCCTGGTCGGCGACATCGTCGACGGGACCGCCCAGCATCACTCGGACACCGCCATCGTCGGGGTCGCCAACCTCGGCAACGCCGACAACCTGACCGGCCACCACTTCTCCCAGGCGAACCTCTTCGCCTTCGGCCGGCAGGCGTGGGACTGGACGCTCGACTCGGCGGACATCGCCACGGACTGGGTCCGGATGACCTGGAGCAACGACCGGCGGGTCATCGACACCATCCGGGCGATGATGATGGGTTCCTGGGAGTCGCTGGTCAGCTACCAGACGCCGCTGGGCATCGGCCACCAGTTCGCCGAGGGCGCCCACTACCGCCCCGACCCCGCCGACTGGGCGGGCCGCGACGACTGGAGCCCGATCTACTACAACAAGGCCGACAGCGTCGGGCTGGGCTTCGACCGCTCCCCCACCGGCAGCAACCTGGCCGCCCAGTACTTCCCCCGGTTGCAGCAACGCTACGGCAACATCGACTCGGTCCCGGAGAACCTGCTCATGTGGTTCCACCACGTGCCCTGGGGTCACCGGATGGACAGCGGCCGGACGTTCTGGGACGAGCTGGTCTACCGCTACCAGATGGGTGTGCAGTACGTGACCTGGATGCGGGAGACCTGGGAGACGCTCCAGCCCGACATCGACGCACGCCGGTTCGCGGAGGTACGCGCCAAGCTGGCCGTCCACGAGGCGGACGCCGCCGACTGGCGGGACACGTCGGTGAACTACTGGAAGGAGTTCAGCGGACGGGACATCCCGGTGGACGACGCGCCGCTGTCCGCGACGATCGTGGTGGGTGGAAAGGAGTTCGGCGGCTTCAACCTGTCGGACAACGCGTACACCATCCCGGTGCCGGCCGGGGCGTCGCCGACCATCACGAAGGTGCGGACCGCCGACCGGAAGGCCCGCTACGAGATCGTCTCGCAGGCGACCGGCGTACCCGGTCAGGCGGTCGTCAAGGTCACCACCAAGGGCTTCTTCGGGCCGCTGGTGAAGAACTACGTCTTCAACCTGGTGCCCGACACGACGCTCGCGAGCCTGCGCGTCGACGACGAGCCCCTGGCGTCCTTCTCCCCGACGGTGCGGCACTACAACGTCCTCACGCCGGCCGGCACGACGACCGTGCCGACCGTCGCGGCGGATGCCGCCGACCCCGCCGCCTCGGTCGCGGTCGCGCAGGCTGACAGCGCCACCGGGCAGGCCCGGGTGACCGTCACCAACGGCGGCGCGTCGTCGGTCTACGTGGTGGACCTGAACACCACCCTCACCGGCAGCGACGAGTTCGACTCGGCCTCGCTCGGCCCGCAGTGGCAGTGGGTCCGACCGGACGACAGCCGGTGGCGTCTGGCCGACGGGTCGCTGGTCATCACCGCCCAGCAGGGTGACCTGCAGGGCACCGCCAACACCGCGCGGAACCTGGCGCTCCAGGACGTCGACGGAGACTGGACGGCCGACTCCCGGATCGTCTTCTCCCGGCCACTCGCCGCCAACAACGAGCAGGGCGGTGTCCTCGCGTACGCGAACGACGACAACTACGTCAAGCTCGCCTGGGAGATGGCCAACGCCAACGCACCGGTCCACAAGGCCCGGATCGTCTTCCTGCGCGAACAGAACGGGGTCACATCCACGGTGGAGATCACCGGGGCGGACGCCCAGCGCATCGTCGGGGCCGACGGGGCCATCTGGCTGCGGCTGGCCAAGACCGGGGACCGGTACCGGGCCTACTACTCCACCGACGGAGGCGTCTACCGCTACATCGGCTCCCAGACGCTGAACGCCGAGCCGACGAAGGCCGGGGTGCTGGCCTTCAACCGGGCCGGCGCCTCCACCGACCTCGACGTCGCCGTCGACCACTTCCGGATCGAGAGCCACGGGGAGCGCATCAGCTAG